The Phaeobacter sp. A36a-5a genomic interval GCTTGCTGGAAAAATCGGACGCCCCGGCTGTATCCGCCTTGTCGGTGGGCTGCGGCGTTGGCGCAACCGTCGGCGTGCTGGTCGCCGCCTTGGTCCGTGCCGGGCGGGTTTTCTTGCGGGCAGGCTTGCGCTGCGGGGCGGGCTTTGGTTTTGCGGCCGCAGGTTTCTCCGCAGCGGTTGCGGCAGGCTCGGCACTGCGGCTGGCTGCCTCCGTGCTGCGCGCGGCGGTGGTCTTGACACGGGTCTGGTTCAGCCCCACCGCAATCGCATGGCTGGCAACCGCCATCTGCGCGGCGGGCATTGCTCCCATCAGGGCCACGGCCCCACGCCAGAACCGCATCTGGCGCCCAACAAGCGTACCTGCCAATGCAGCAGGTGTCCGGGGAAGGTCGGTGAAGTCGAGTAGAGGGATCATCAAAATCTCCTGTTTGGCGGGTGGCATCCGCCGCGATATGGCTGCGCCAGACATCAGGGCCAGAGATCAGACGGCCTTGCTGGCGCAGATGAACAAGAGACATTGGTCTGACCATCTTCCGAACCCGGTAAGCTCGGCGCGACAGCCCTGGCACGAGGCCCCCTCCGCCCCTCGGACAGGGGGAACGACGCAGCGCGCACCCCCACAGGTTGCAACTCTATCTGATTCCTTTTGCATTGCAGCATAAATAATGCCGCATTGCAGAGTCGCCCGTAAAAAGCGCGAAAAACCGCCGCCTAATCAGGCAGCGGTGTCGGGTCTATGTCGGAAAATGGGGCGACAGGCACGATTGGCGTCCTGCGCGCCCGGATCACCCCTGATGGATCAGGGTTGCGAACATCCGTGGGTCGATGCTGCGCGCCGCAAAGGTCGGCCCCTGCGTCAGCACGCTGATCGCATCATGGCTGTGCAGGCTCTCCTGATGGCTGGCCACCACCCGGAAGTCGCCGATACGGGAATCCGATTGCAGCGCCTCGCAGAACAGCCGCGCGGCATCTTCGACAAAGATCGGATTGGCCGCGTTCAGCTCGGCAAAGGCCTGCTCATCCTCGCGCTTGACCATGACCTGGGTCTCGGTCGGCACCGCGCGGCGGCAATGGTCGATCACATCCTCGAACCACAGAACCGGCGCGCCCGGCTCCTGCACCAGCGAAATCCGCGCCACCGAGCGCTGCGAATGCGGCGTCGCCAGCTGGCCACGGGCACTGCGGGCATGTTCGCTCAGCTCAAGCGAACAGGGACAGGTCGAGGAATAGACGTAATCCAGATGGATGATCTTCGTCCGCTCGCCATCGTGATCCACGATTTCCAGAGCGATATCATAGTATTGATAGCCCGACAGGCCCGAACGCAGGCTTTGCACCTTCACCGGGAAGGAAAACCGCATCTGCAAACGTGCATCAAGGCTTTCGAGATCGGTGAGGTAATCATCAAGCGCCGCTTCCATCACTTCAAAGCTGAAAGTGCGTTCAGCGTGTTTGTAAAACGACCGCATGATCCGGGACATATTGATGCCCTTCTTGTCGGCATCCAGGCTGACGGTGCCGGTCACGCTGGTTTCCAGCGTCAGATCGCCATTGTCGCGGGTGTGAAAGCGAATCGGCAGGCGAAAATTGGAAATTCCGACGTGCTGGATCTGCTCATGGGCGCCGCGGATCAGGCTGGACGGCCCGTTCTGCAGGTCCGGCAGGGTCGCACGATAGCTGCTATCGGCCTCAAACTCCTCAGGGTAGTGGCGCGACAGATCGGGATAATCACCAACGGGTGCATCCGGCAGAAGCCGTGCAACCACAGGGTTTAGTTGAGCAATTTCGGTCTCGGTTGCCGTGCTGGCCCATTTGCGCAACAGCTCGAGTGCATCCTCTGCATCTGCTCGATCAGGCGCCTTGGTCAGATTACGCGAGTGAGAGTTCATGAAACAGAGACCTCCGCTGACGCTGCCCGATCATCAGGCAGCAGGATTAGTTTTAGTCTGTTACGCAGCAGATCGCAAAACAGATCATTCAAAAGCGTCGTGTTTTGCGCATTTACGGCGATTGACGCCAGATCCTCTTGGATCACGCTTGGCATCGGGGGCAGCGGCGACGCGCGCGCCCTGCCCCCTTATCGCCGTCGCTATTCAGCCGCAGCTTCAGCCGATCAGGCCTCCGCCACCGCCAGGGCCTGTGTCAGATCCGCGATCAGATCGGCGGCATCCTCAAGCCCGACCGAAAACCGGACCAGACCGGGCGTAATGCCCAGTTCGGCCTTCAGCTCATCAGACAACCGCTGATGGGTGGTGGTGGCCGGATGGGTGGCGATGGATTTCGCATCGCCCAGATTGTTGGAAATCACCGGGATGGTCAGCGCGTTCAGGAACCTGAATGCAGCCTTCTTGCCGCCCTTGAGGTCCAGCGACAGCACCGTGCCGCCTTTGCCGCCCAGCTGGCGCTGCACCAGTGCGTATTGGGCATGGGTCTCCAGGCCGGGATACATCAGCCGGCTGAGTGCGGAATGACCGCTCAGCGCCTGCGCCAGTTCCAGCGCTGTATCGGCCTGGGCATTGACCCGCAGGGAAATCGTCTCCAGCCCCTTCAGCAGCGTCCAGGCATTGAACGGGCTGAGGCTGCCGCCGGTGTGCTTCATATAGGGTTCAACGGTGCCCCGGATGAACTCTCGCGTGCCAAGGATGACGCCGCCCAGCACCCGTCCCTGCCCGTCGATATGTTTGGTCGCGGAATAGATCACCACATCCGCGCCCTGCGCGATGGCATTGGAAAACACCGGCGTCGAAAACACGTTATCGACCACCACAGTGGCCCCGACCTCATGGGCCAGCTCGGCCACTGCGGCGATATCGATCACCTCAAGTGTCGGGTTGGACATTGACTCGAAAAACACCGCCTTGGTGTCAGGGCGCAGCGCTGCGCGCCACTGTTCAAGGTCGGTGCCATCGACAAAGGTCACCTCAACCCCGAACCGGGTCAAGATCGTCTCGAGGATATAGAGACAGGAGCCAAACAGCGCCTTGGCTGAAACCACATGGTCGCCTGCCTTCAGCATCGAGGTCAGCGCGCCATTGACCGCAGCCATGCCGGATGCGGTGGCAAAGGCGTCCTCGGCCCCTTCGAGCGCGGCAATGCGCTCTTCGAACATCGCCACCGTCGGGTTGCCATAGCGGGCATAGATGAATTCATCGGGGCCGGTCTCGATAAACCGCGCCTCGGCCTGTTCGGCGGTGTCGTAAACAAAACCCTGCGTCAGGTAGATCGCTTCGCTGACCTCATTGTACTGGCTGCGGCGGGTACCGCCATGCACCAGTTTGGTACGCTTGTTCCAGGTCTCGCTCATCTTCTGTCTCCTTGCGCGTGTTGCGCATTAAAAAACCCCCGTTCGGCCAAGCGAAAGGGGGTCCTTCACATCCTGACCTCTTTAGCGGGATTGTTTTACGTGGCCCGCAATCCGGTAACAAATCGCCACGATATATCCGTATCGGATAAGCCCAAACCGCCGTTTGGTCAAGTCCGCAGCGCGCAGATCGCGACACGCAGCGGCACCACGGGACCGGGTCGCTGCGGCTCTGCCTGCGTCACTCGCGCTCGTCCACCTCGGAGTCGGGTAGCCCATAGGCCTGAAAAACCCGCGCCTGCGTCATGAAAAAGGCAAACATC includes:
- the metZ gene encoding O-succinylhomoserine sulfhydrylase; the protein is MSETWNKRTKLVHGGTRRSQYNEVSEAIYLTQGFVYDTAEQAEARFIETGPDEFIYARYGNPTVAMFEERIAALEGAEDAFATASGMAAVNGALTSMLKAGDHVVSAKALFGSCLYILETILTRFGVEVTFVDGTDLEQWRAALRPDTKAVFFESMSNPTLEVIDIAAVAELAHEVGATVVVDNVFSTPVFSNAIAQGADVVIYSATKHIDGQGRVLGGVILGTREFIRGTVEPYMKHTGGSLSPFNAWTLLKGLETISLRVNAQADTALELAQALSGHSALSRLMYPGLETHAQYALVQRQLGGKGGTVLSLDLKGGKKAAFRFLNALTIPVISNNLGDAKSIATHPATTTHQRLSDELKAELGITPGLVRFSVGLEDAADLIADLTQALAVAEA
- the folE2 gene encoding GTP cyclohydrolase FolE2 — its product is MNSHSRNLTKAPDRADAEDALELLRKWASTATETEIAQLNPVVARLLPDAPVGDYPDLSRHYPEEFEADSSYRATLPDLQNGPSSLIRGAHEQIQHVGISNFRLPIRFHTRDNGDLTLETSVTGTVSLDADKKGINMSRIMRSFYKHAERTFSFEVMEAALDDYLTDLESLDARLQMRFSFPVKVQSLRSGLSGYQYYDIALEIVDHDGERTKIIHLDYVYSSTCPCSLELSEHARSARGQLATPHSQRSVARISLVQEPGAPVLWFEDVIDHCRRAVPTETQVMVKREDEQAFAELNAANPIFVEDAARLFCEALQSDSRIGDFRVVASHQESLHSHDAISVLTQGPTFAARSIDPRMFATLIHQG